From the Macrobrachium nipponense isolate FS-2020 chromosome 9, ASM1510439v2, whole genome shotgun sequence genome, the window CAGCAGTTTCAGTAGTGTTAGGTTTTACTAGGGAACATTGGGTTTGATGGTGACGAGGAAATTTCTCCAGATGTAGAATTTAACAGAAGTCTTTTGATTACTGATGCTCGCAACTTAATATCCCTACAAAAATTaagctttttattttagttatagtGAATGAAATGCAACAGACACttttataggtaaaaatacagtttcTGGtagtgttttaatatatatatatatatatatatatatatatatatatatatatatattatatatatatatatatatatatatatatatatatatatatatatatatatatatagacactttTAGAGGTAAAAATACAATTTCTGGtggtgttttatataaatatatatatatatatatatatatatatatatatatatatatatatatatatatatatatatatatatatatatatatatatatatatatatatatatatatatattaaaacaccaCCAGAAATTGTATTTTTACCTCTAATAGTGTctgttgcatttatatatatatatatatatatatatatatatatatatatatatatatatatatatatatatatacatatatcacatttaaaaaaaaaacattgtatacatgaaaaattatttattttaaacaaaaaggTTCATTTATGTAattgttagttttattttcacaCAAATACTTTTTTCTTCGTATGTTTAATTTTCTGATCATACGTGTCAGTGGAATTTAAACCAAATGtattttgctatttaaattcAGATCGTAAGTCTGTACACAAAACACTCCAAAATCAGCACCAATAGGAAATAACACAGTTATGCTTGAAGGATGTCAGTGGTAAAGCTTCTCCTTAACCGGAGTAATAGGAAGGATATTGGTAGCCATAGTCATAGGAAGGCTCAGCATAAGGGTAGGGATAGGGATAAGGGTAAGGATAGGGATCAGTAGACCTCTTTCCATAATGGCTGCCATGTGATTGGTAGACAGGGTAGTGTCCGGAAGGGTAGGAAGCCTCAGGCTCTGGTTCTGGATCGGCAGACCTCTTGTAGTGGGGATGCACCCCATAGGGATGACTATAACCAGAGCCATACGAAGGACGATAAGAGCCATATCCTGGATCCGCCTCTCGCTTCTCAATCTCAGCAGCGCAAGCGGAGGCCGTCAAAAGCACAATTACCtggaattttaattatttattccttATTGTATATTGGGTGTAAGAAAGATTTGCTGTTGTATGTAGTTAGTATTCAGGTGAAATGGCTGGTGTTTTATTGGTGCGTTTAGTTCCTTTTGAAAATGATCAACAAAATTCTGAGAAAATTCTCATTGAAAATTAAATACTAAATTCATTGTGTTTGAAAATGATTCAAGTTATTCTGCTGTTATTACAAACAATCCAGTTTAGTGTGCGATatatcacaaataaaaacaatagtgCCAGTAcaaattgtagagagagagagagagagagagagagagagagagagagagagagagagagagagagagagagagagagagagagagagagaaagtgagtttTAGTTGATTTGTTTCTAATATATTCATCTATAGGATGctattaaatgtatatttttacattacaaacGGTAATCGGCAATTTATTATAAGTAAACATTCTTATTATAGCATAACTTAATAAAACTGGAGATTCTACCTAACTAAactttatataaacaaaatataagataaaGCTATAAGTGTAATAATATACTTAGAGGCTCTGAGATGTACAAACCAGAAACTTCATTGTTGCTTGTTTGTGTTCACTGTTGCCACTTTGGAGGAAGAGTGTGCTTGAGTGTCAGTGCTTCTGCAATTTATACATGTAGATGACTCTGGGAAAGCGTTTGTGGTTGGTGCATTTGTGATTGGTGACCATAATGACACGGAAACCAAAAGAAATGATGATTCATGAATATTCTCTGCTCGAAACCTGATTAATCCAAGCTTCGGACATGCTCACTGCAAGTCCAGCTTTTTCTTTGCAGTAAAGGTCTTCTACATATATCAAAGTTGCTAAAAGCCATAGAATTTAGTATTACTTTTTGCACATTACTCGCAGATGTCAATGAGTAAAAATTTCTCCAAATGGGGATATTTTCCATCGTAGTTAGTTTATTACATTAGACAATTGAATATGTAACATATCAATTTACGTataagtggttcgtggtggtatgTTTCTTCTTCCTGATAATATAGTAGTTATGAGTTGGACCactgacggatggtctcttgtttgtcacttttccataagttgtatttcaacataGACATTTCACATTCTCAATTGATCCTGTttccctttatctgccgagagagagcaaccagattcgctgaacagcagccccaatatgcagtaaaggtgcctcactgtcgaactcctcagttacagaaaatttttatttctctcactGTCATTAGGTTAATAAGGCAATGCATTATTAACCTGATGATTTCTCCTTATATTCTAatacgtttttatatatttattcatttatattttctttttaataagtgtaaTCCCTTCTTCCTGTATTCCCCGTTACTCTCTCTTACTTCTTAATTAACACTAAAttttttggaagcctgaatttcaaatcaatggcccttgtggacttgttccatgtgaataaggttcatttgaaaaatgataatactaatgataagatacataatatatgtttattccgTATGTGTGGTCATTCTTCTTATGAAAGTCTGGTGTATACTGTCCTTGATGTTCAAGCATTATCTTATTTAACATACATTTATTTTCACTAAGTTACATTCATTTCAGATTCTgttagtttttgttattattctgtTACTTCTCTTAATTAGATTTTCTTTGTTGGCGCCCTTGAGTTTACAGCATTTTGCTCTGCTataattactactactaataatgataaattggTAATGATAATATAGACATAAAACCGTAAAAGCAACTGTGGAGTTTGCAGGATTTGTTTTTGAATGGTTTTCGATTCTACCGAATTAACGTCAACGAAGGTACAGGCCGATTCAACAGTCCGACGACAACTTCTACTTACCATTTTCCCAGTACAAAGACACCGTtggttattattagtattattcatatattataaaaaataatgacaatatgaATCGGAGACGAGCGTTTAAATCATAGGGGCTAACTTTGTCAGGTAGAGAACGGAAAGGCTTGGAGTAAAATCTTCCATAAAGGGAATTATTTGTTGATTTCCTTCTGCAATTCTATAAAAATCGTCGCGTGCCTTCCTTTAGCTTTCCTTTGCATGAATcagtttttatattgttcttcttTACCAAATATATTCCTTGTCCTCGCTCTTACGTTTTGTATAAGGCACAGAGTGCCATTTGCTCCCTGTTCTTTTAGCTTCGAGCCATGCTGCAATTGTCGGACTGTGCTCTTCTCTACCAACTCTTTGGCAGGCCAGACGCGGCTTGTGAACAGCAGACTTTTGTTAGTTTTCTGATTTGTCTGCCAACGGACTAAGTCTCCCAGACAGATGCTGGCCGTGTGGACAAGGTTTTAGTTTTCATTTGATCCCACCTGCGTCGAGTCTGGTGGGTTTATCCGCTGGAACACTTGCTAAAGAACGAgtcttattattaaaaaaaactatatgaatGAGAGTCAGCTCCTGAcagatttatattattttattatgcctCAGTTCATATTATCTTACTGTTATTTTACTTTGCACTCTCTATCAACGctcatttcaatattttcttcagtGCTAAACGACCTCTTAGTCCCCAAAGCTTGGTCCTTGGCACTAAACACTAATGGGTGAGCTATCAAAGGATTTAGGATAGTTCAGGAGTGGTTCAGTCACTTTTATCATGTTTTGAAGTGAAGGCCTCTGTTTTTATCGTTTTAATCTATTCTGTAGCTGTTAGCCGGAcatatgttatataatttttgCATGTTTGCTATAAGCCGGATAGTGTAACTGATGACGAACTTTGTCTAAATTCTCTGGCCATCTAACTTGCGAACATTATCCTGAGCCGTTTCATAATATCTTTAAAAGTGCTTATAGTTGTTTCGCGTGTTCCTCCGAATTATTGTAGCTGCAGATGGATATATAATCCAGGTAGGCAACTAATCCATACATTTCGTTTCTGAGGGCATTGATGATAATGGGGCATATGACCAGGATATTTTCCTTAAACACTTGGGAGCCAAGGACACTGGAATTTAATTGGTCCAATCTATGAGTGGGGTGCACCAGTTGAAGATCACACTCGATGACATATTTGGCACTGGCAGTAGTATCGACTCTGTTGGCAATTCGGGCCAGGGGAAGGAATCTGATTTCGTCACCTTGTTCATGTGGCGGTATTCTGTGCAGAAATGGACTCCTCCGTCTTGCTTTCTGACGAGTACGCACGACGAACTCAACTCTAATACGCCAGGTCGAATGATGTCCAGTGTCGGCGACAAATCCAGGTCTTTTTGCAACAAATCCCGTTTCTACTGGGGTATTGCATAGGCATAATGGCATTTCCTACTTCGACACCATGATCTGGATAGGTACATCGCTGAACAGACTTACAGTCTATTCGACCAAGGCTTAAATATCTCGATGCCGTTGCTCTGCTGAGTGGCACAATATGAGTCGAAGTTTTACACATTGTCGGAATGATTCAGCCTGACTTGAAAGGGTTTCTTTTGGAGACTCAGGGCCATCTTTAACAAGTTTTCTAGACAGACGTCCTACCCATTTCTGCTATTCTCGGTCTCGGGGCTTTCGGAGGTCTGTACGCAGGTGGTCTTTGTGACCTGGCATGACATGGGGTCGGCACCGCTGGCAGTGGCACCCCATGCACCTGTACGGCTTAACATTTTCTTTGGACttcattgacagagagagagagagagagagagagagagagagagagagagagagagggggtgggggttggggagatTCCAACTACCCATGAAAACTGTTATCAAGTGGTTAACAAACTGCAAAAAGGAATGGATCAGattattgtttttcctttcaAATTCATAATTCCCACTAGTGTATCAGTCACATGTCAATTAATTTTGATTACTCCTTGACCTAGAGTAAAGTTGCTTTAGCTAATCCCCTAAAATTTTGTTCACTGAAGAGTAATGTTGTTTATCTTGTGGATTAACCCAGCCATTTCTAATTTTTTGCACCACTTGGAACGAGACATTGCTCTTCTTGTTGGTCATCCTTCATCATTGTAAatcataattttgtttgttttttgtgtattttattgtagtttttaatAGACTTTATGGCATTTTCTTCAACTATGTCACTGTTAGCTAAGCAAGCTCTCCATTTCTTTACGTTATCTGGTGAATTGTCGGATTGATTACTTACAGTTTTATATGCAAGCTCAAGAATGAGAAGGAACCCAAATGTTTTAACTGAGCATTCCTGTATTTCCATAACCTTGTAAGTTCGAGGAAAAACTAACTACAGTTTCAGTAGTGTTAGGTTTTACTTAGGAACTTTGGGTTGATGGTGACAAGAAGGAATTTCTGTAGATGTAAGAATTTAACCGAAGTCTCTTGATTACTGATGCTCGAAATTTAATATCGCTGCAAAAATTAAGCTTTTTATTCTAGATATATTGAGTCAAATATAACACACACTGATGGTGATTTTTTAGATGTAAAAATACAATTCCGGtggtcttttaatatatataatatatatacatatacatacatacatatatatatatatatataatatatatatatataatatatatatatatatatatatcacacacatatatatatatatatatatatatatatatatatatatatatatatacacacacacacatatatatatatatatatatatatatatatatatatatatatatatatatatatatatatataatatatatatatatatatataatttactgtgaCGTCAAAACAATCAAGATTGTCACATTTAAGAAAAATTGtttacatgaaaatttttttattttaaacaaaatgggTCATAGATATCTACAAGAAAAGCGTAGTTCGTTATGtaatcgttatttttattttcacacaaaaaaatatttattcatatgtttatttttctgaTCATAAGTGGGATAGGAATCAATACCAAATGTGTTTTGTAGTTTAAATTCAGATCGTATGTCTGTACACAAAACACTTCAAAATCAGCAACAATAGAAAACACATAGTTATGCTTGAAGGATATCAGTGGAAAAGTTCCTCAACCGGAGTAATAGGAAGGATATTGGTAGCCATAGTCATAGGAAGGCTCAGCATAAGGGTAAGGATTGGGACCAATAGACCTCTTTCCATAATTGGCGCCAAATAAATGGTTGACAGGGTTGTCTCTGGAAGGGTTAGATGCCTCAGGCTCAGGTTCTGGATCGGCAGACCTCTTGTAGTGGGGATGCACCCCATAGGGATGACCATAACCAGAGCCATACGAAGGACGATAAGAGCCATAGCCTGGATCCGCCTCTCGCTTCTCAATCTCAGCAGCGCAAGCGGAGGCCGCCAAAAGCACAATTACCTGGAAATTTGATGAATTATTCTTTATTGTATATTAGGTGTAAGAAAGATTTGCTATTTTATGTATCCAGTATTCAGGAGAAATAGCTGTTGTTTTATTGGTGCGTTTAGTTCCTTTTGAAAATGATCAGCAAAATTCTGAGATGATTTTCATTGAAAATTAAATACGAAATTCTTTGTGTATGAACATTATTCGATTTATTCTGTTGTTATTACAAACATTCCAGTGTACTGTGCGATatatcacaaataaaaacaataatgccagtacaaattggatagagagagagagagagagagagagagagagagagagagagagagagagagagagagagagagtttcagttgatttgtttctAATATATTCATCTATAGGAAGCTATTAAATGATTATTTTACATTACAAACGGGTAAAATCGGGCAATTATATTATAAGTGAACATTCTTATTATAGCATAACTTAATAAAACTGGAGATTCTACCTAACTAAactttatataaacaaaatataagataaaGCTATAAGTGTAATAATATACTTAGAGGCTCTAAGATGTACAAACCAGATACTTCATTGTTGCTTGTTTGTGTTCACTGTTGCCACTTTGGAGGAAGAGAGAGTGTGCTTGAGTGTCAGTGCTTTTGCAATTTATACTTATAGATGACTCTGGGAAAGCATTTGTGGTTGGTGCATTTGTCATTGGTGACCATAATGACACGGAAACTGAAAGAAATAATGATTCATGAATATTTTCTGCTCGAAACCTGATTAATCCAAGCTTTGGATATGCTCACTTCAAGTCCAGCTTTTTCTTTGCAGTAAAGGTCTTCTACATATATCAAAGTTGCTAAAAGCCATAGACTTTAGTATTACTTTTTGCACATTACTCGCAGATGTCAATGAGTACAAATTTCTCCAAATGAGGATATTTTCCATCGTAGTTAGTTTATTACATTAGACAATTGAATATGTAACATATCAGTTTACGTAtcagtggttcgtggtggtatgTTTCTTCTTCCTGATAATATAGTAGTTATGAGTTGGACCactgacggatggtctcttgtttgtcacttttccataagttgtatttcaacataGACATTTCACATTCTCAATTGATCCTGTttccctttatctgccgagagagagcaaccagattcactgaacagcagccccaatatgcagtaaatgtgccccACTGTCGAAATCCTCAGTTACagaaaacttttatttctatCACCGTCATTAGGTTAATAATGCAATGCATTATTAACCTGATGATTTCTCCTTATATTCGAATAcgtttttatgtaattattaatttattttttctttttaataagtgtaaTCCCTTCcctatatttcctttactttctcttacttcttaatTAACACTAAAttttttggaagcctgaatttcaaatcaatagcCCCTGtgtacttgttccatgtgaataaggttaatttgaataatgataatactaatgataagaTACATAATTCATATGTTTATTCCGTATGTGTGGTCACACGTCTTATGAAAGTCTGGTGTATACTGTCCTTGATATTCAAGCATTATCGTATTTAACATACATTTATTTTCACTAAGTTACATTCATTTCAGATTCTGttggtttttgttattattctgtTACTTCTCTTAATTAGATTTTCTTTGTTGGCGCCCTTGAGTTTACAGCATTTTGCTCTGCTATAATTActataattttcataatatatgaataatactaataataaccaACGGTGTCTTTGTACCGGGAAAATGGTAAGTAGAAGTTGTCGTCGGACTGTTGAATCGGACTGTACCTTCGTTGACGTTAATTCGGTAGAATCGAAAACCATTCAAAACCAAATCCTGCAAACTCCACAGTTGCTTTTACGGTTTTAGGTCTATATTATCATTAccgatttatcattattattagtaacttactaataataatgataaattggtAATGATAATACAGACCTAAAACCGTAAAAGCAACTGTGGAGTTTGCAGGATTTGTTTTTGAATGGTTTTCGATTCTACCGAATTAACGTCAACGAAGGTACAGTCCGATTCAACAGTCCGACGACAACTTCTACTTACCATTTTCCCAGTACAAAGACACCGTtggttattattagtattattcatatattatgaaaataatgacaatatgAATCGGAGACGAGTGTTTAAATCATAGGGGCTAACTTTGTCAGGTAGAGAACGGAAAGGCTTGGAGTAAAATCTTCCATAACGGGAATTGTTTGTTGATTCCCTTCTGCAATTCTATAAAAATCGTCGCGTGCCTTCCTGGAGCTTTCCTTTGCATGAATCAGTTTTTATATCGTTCCTCTTTACCAAATATATGCCTTGTCCTCACTCGTACGTCTTGTATAAGGCACAGAGTGCCATTTGCTTCCTGTTCTTTTAGCTTCGAGCCATGCTGCAATTGTCGGACTGTGCTCATCTCTACCAACTCTTTGGCAGGCCAGACGCGGCTTGTGAACAGCAGACTTTTGTTAGTTTTCTGATTTGTCTGCCAACGGACTAAGTCTTCCAGACAGATGCTGGCCGTGTGGACAGGGTTTTAGTTTTCATTTGATCCCACCTGCGTCGAGTCTGGTGGGAGTATCCGATGGAACACTTGCTAAAGAACGAgtcttattattaaaaaaactatatgAATGAGAGTCAGCTCCTGAcagatttatattattttattatgcctcagttcatattctctttctgttaGTATTTTACTTTGCACTCTGTATTAACgctcatttcaatatttttttcagtgctgaacgacctcatagtcCCCAAAGCTTGGTCCTTGGCACTAAACACTAATGGGTGAGCTATCAAAGGATTTAGGATAGTTCAGGAGTGGTTCAGTCACTTTTATCATGTTTTGAAGTGAGGGCCTCTATTTTGATCGTTATAATCTATTCTGTAGCTGTTAGCCGGACATGTGTTATATAATTTTTGCATGT encodes:
- the LOC135217848 gene encoding uncharacterized protein LOC135217848 encodes the protein MKYLVIVLLAASACAAEIEKREADPGYGSYRPSYGSGYGHPYGVHPHYKRSADPEPEPEASNPSRDNPVNHLFGANYGKRSIGPNPYPYAEPSYDYGYQYPSYYSG